The sequence CCGGGCTGGTCGCCACCCGCCGCGAAGGCAACGCGATCTTCTATCGCCGCGCCCTGCCCCAGGCCGACAGCCTCGGCGGCACGCTGCACGGTGCGCTGCTGGAGGAAGTCGACGAATTGGACCTGCCGGCCGACGTCGCGGCGCAAATCGCCGCGGTGCACGCGCAGCGCGCCGCCGTCAGCCGCACCTACTTCGCCCGTAGCGCGGAGAAGCTGCAGGCCACGCAGGACCTGATCGCAGGACTGCCGCAATACCGTGAAAGCGTGCTGGCGCTGCTCGACTCGCTGAGTTTCGACGGCGCCTCCACGGCCCTGGAAGTCGGCCCCGGCGACGGTGGATTCCTCCCCGAGCTGGCCCGGCGCTTCGCGCAGGTCACCGCCCTGGACAACAGCGCGGCCATGCTCGAACTGGCGCGGCAACGCTGCGCCGACGAAAGACTGGGCAACGTCCGGCTGCGGCTGGCCGATGCCCTGCAGGACGCCGAAGACGCGGCGGACTGCGTGGTACTGAACATGGTGCTGCACCACTTCGCGGCACCGGCGGATGCCCTGCGCCAGCTGGCGCGCCTGGTCAAACCGGGTGGCAGCCTGCTGGTGACGGATCTCTGCAGCCACGACCAGAGCTGGGCCAGGGAGGCCTGTGGCGATCTCTGGCTGGGGTTCGAACAGGAAGACCTGGCCCGCTGGGCCGACGCCGCCGGGCTCGCGCCCGGGGAGAGTGTTTACATTGGTTTGCGTAATGGCTTTCAGATCCAGGTTCGGCATTTCGCCAAGCCGGATTCGCGAAGCGTCCTCACCCACCGGTAATGAATAGGAACCGTTAGAT is a genomic window of Pseudomonas knackmussii B13 containing:
- a CDS encoding ArsR/SmtB family transcription factor, with protein sequence MSLRMPEIRHDECDQLAALCKAGGDPLRLNVLRALANDSFGVLELAQIFGIRQSGMSHHLKVLAQAGLVATRREGNAIFYRRALPQADSLGGTLHGALLEEVDELDLPADVAAQIAAVHAQRAAVSRTYFARSAEKLQATQDLIAGLPQYRESVLALLDSLSFDGASTALEVGPGDGGFLPELARRFAQVTALDNSAAMLELARQRCADERLGNVRLRLADALQDAEDAADCVVLNMVLHHFAAPADALRQLARLVKPGGSLLVTDLCSHDQSWAREACGDLWLGFEQEDLARWADAAGLAPGESVYIGLRNGFQIQVRHFAKPDSRSVLTHR